The nucleotide window AAGGCGGCGCAGGTACATGCGTTGTCTTTGTACTTATTTGGTTTGGATCGATTGCAAACAGGAAGGGCTTTTATTAGGATAGGAAGAGAATAGATGGAATATACATACGGAAAAGAGGCCAAGGCCGATGAGCACATATTTGCAAACGAAGGAAAATATAACAGCCGGACATTTTTCCTCTATTTATTTTTTTTATGGTACGGAAAAGTATATGATGGATGACCTCGTTCAGCAAATTAGCCGGCATGCTCTGGAAGACACCGTGAGGGACTTCAATTTTTCGCAATTCGACATGAGGGACGTTCCCGTACAGGAAGGGATTGAAGAGGCGGAAACGGTAAGTTTTTTCGGTCCGGGAAGAGTGATTGTGTTTCAACATGCACGTTTTCTGACCGGAGCGAAAGATAAGGATATGCCGCCGCACGATTTGAAAAGATTGGAGTCTTTTTTAGATGACCCACCCCCGGAAAACATCGTTGTTTTTGCAGTTGAGGAACAGAAGGTGGACGAACGCAAAAAAATTGTAAAAAAATTAAAAGGTGTGGGCGAAACAGTGGAGGCCTCGCCCTTGCAAGGCGATCGATTAAAGCAGTGGATAAGGGAGAAGGCAAAAGAAGAAAACATTTCCTTAACAGCTGAGGCAAGTGATGAACTGCTGGGGCGATCGAATTCGGACTTATTAACATTAGAACAAGAAATACGAAAATGCGCCCAATATGTAAATTTCCATGGAGAAATTCATGCAGCCATTGTGCGCGCACTCGTTCCCAGAAGTTTAGAGGATAATATCTTTCAGCTTATCGATGCGGTAAGCGACAGCTATCCCGCAAAGGCGTTACAATTATTCGATGATTTACTCAGAAACGGGGAAGAACCGATAAAAATTATCGCTCTTATTGGCCGACAGTTTCGCTTGTTAAATCTTGCAGCGGAGATGGACAAGCGTGGATACAGCCAACAAAAAATAGCCAGGCAACTAGGGGTGCCCCCATTCGTCGCCAAACGTCTGTCCGCAAAAGCCAAAACGGTTAAGGGCGAAGCGGTTGGCCGTGCGCTTTCTTTAATTGCCGAAACCGACTACAAAATGAAGCAGGGCGCAGTGGAAAAAAAGAGCGGGGTGGCATTATTAATCGCCCGCCTGCCACGGGTATTATCGGCCTAACTCATCGAGGAGCCTGCTAGGGCGTCAAAATCCGATAGCGTACGTTAATGTGTGCAGTTTTCCGTCGGCCTTTCATCAGTACCGTCGCCATAAGGCATTAAAAAAACGACTCTATAGGAGTCGTTTATTTTAGCTTGCGGTCGCTTGATTCAGTTTCCGTTCCATTTGAGATTTTTTGCGAGCAGCGGTATTTCTATGAAGAATGCCTTTGCTGACGGCTTTGTCCACTTTTTTCTCTGCCAATTTGAACGTGTCTTTTGCACCTTCAACATCTTGATTTTCAAGCTTCGTTTCAAATTCTTTAATCGCGGTACGCATGGACGATTTGAACGCATGGTTTTTCACGCGTTGTTCTTCATTCAAGCGTACGCGTTTTTTCGCTGATTTGATATTGGCCAATCCTTTCACCTCCTGATGTTCTACAATTGGCAAGTAAGAAAGTCTTACCTGCATAAGTGCAACTAAAGCTTTTCGCCATAAAAAGCTTGGCGAAAAACCAAGTTTTCTAACAAGCACATTGACAAAATGGATTGTATCAAATACGCCAGTCCCTTGCAAGCCAATTCGCTTATTTTCTTGCCAGCTCTGTCCGGTATATTTTACAGACTTTGGGAAAACGTAAGCGAAAAGAGATGTATGGGAGGATGAGATATTTGGAACTGTCTTCGTTTCAACCTCGCAGCGACCTTGCGGTAGAAGATGAAAACGTGCTTCCCAATCGGGATAAAAACGGCATTATTGTGAACGAACGGGAAGTGGATGACATTACAATTGTGCATGTGGATATTGATGAAGAGGGGGCAAATCGAACGGGGAGAGAGCCTGGGAACTATTTAACCTTGGAAACGCTAGGCATAAGAGAAAAAGATACAAAAATGCAGGCGAGTCTCATTCGTGTATTGAGTGAAGAGTTCAAAGCATTTATGGATGCGTGCGGTCTAGATGAAAGAAGCAGTTGCTTGGTGATTGGGCTAGGAAATCGCGATGTAACGCCTGACGCTCTTGGTCCGAAAACAGTGGAACAGCTGGTGGTTACTCGCCATTTATTTGAACTGGGGCACATGCAAAATGAGAATGAATATCGGAATGTCTCTGCTATGGCACCCGGCGTGATGGGGGTAACAGGGATTGAAACGAGTGAAGTGCTTTTTGGCATAGTAGAAAAAACAAAACCTGATTTTGTCGTCGCCGTTGATGCTTTGGCGGCTCGTTCAATCGAACGGGTAAACGCAACCATTCAAATATCCGACACAGGTATCCATCCGGGGTCGGGGGTAAAAAATGCCCGTAAACAACTGAACGAAAAAACGCTTGGAGTGCCGGTGATCGGGATTGGCATTCCCACTGTCGTAGATGCTGTATCCATCACGAGTGACACCATCGATTTTTTGTTAAAGCACTTTGGGCGTGAAGTTAAAGATCGGGAAAAGCCGACGAGCGTATTGACACCGCCCGGAATGACTTTTGGAGAACGAAAACAGCTCCATGATGAAGATTTGCCGGACGAAAATGATCGGAAAAAATACTTCGGGATCGTCGGAACTTTGGAAGATGAAGATAAACGTCAACTTATTCAAGAAGTACTCAATCCCCTTGGCCATAATTTGATGGTCACGCCTAAAGAGGTAGACACGTTTATGGAAGATATGGCAAATGTAGTGGCCGAATCCTTAAACATTGCCTTTCATAAAGCGGTGACAACAGAATCTAGCGGGCATTACACCCATGGATAACAATTGGTTGTTCTATTGATAGATACCGCTCATAAAATGGTAGTGTAAGGAGGACGAGCCCTTGCGCAGACCAAATCGCCAAGCCCATGTTGTCTCGCTATCAAAAACAACGATCCAATCTTTTTTTATGGCCGGTATCGCTTTTATCGTCATGACGTTTCTCATTGTAGCCATGTTAACGACGGCAGACAATCATAGCCGTTTTGCCTCGTCGGCCCTGCATGATTGGACAGGGCAAATGCAGAGCGATTGGTTCGTCCATTTGCTCGGAGCTGAAAACCGATATTATTTAGATGCATTACAGGATTCTTCCATGCCCAGTTTGACAACCGCTGCTTTGGAACTTGCCACGAATATGAACATGGAAGATCCGCGTACTTTTTTGGGACGGGAACTTCCCGGTTTTTCCGGGTTTGACGATACACTTATCGTTGCCGGGCAAGGGACCGACTTTACGAATATGTCTATTGAATCCGCCCCCCTTCTGAGGAAGTGCTTCAGGAACAAGCGAGTTCTGATGAACCTTCGGAGGAAGAAGGACAAGAAGAACAAGAACAAGAATCATCCACCGATATTGATGATGAAGAGCCGATCATTCACATTTCACATGCCCATAACCGTGAAGCATTTCATCCGGAAATAGAAGGAGAAGAGGATCTGCATCCGGAGGAGAATATCGTAAAAGTTGGGGAACATTTCGCTGACGCTTTCCGCGATTATGGATTGCCGGTAGAAGTTTCGGATGATGATGTGACGGGGATGTTGGATGAACGAGGGTGGGACTACAGCCGGTCCTATGATATGAATCGTGAAGTTGTAGAGGATGCGAAAGAAGAACACGAAGAACTTGAATTTTTCTTTGACTTGCATCGTGATTCCGTCGGAAGAGAACATACGGCTGCGACGATTAATGAAGAGGAGTATGCCCGCACATTTTTTGTTATCGGAGAGGACCACCCCGAGTATGAACAAAATTTGGAAATGGCGACAGAAATCCATGATCGTTTGGAAGAAGAGTGGCCCGGTTTAAGCCGTGGGGTCATTACCCGTGGAGGTGCCGGGGTGGATGGTGTCTACAACCAGGATCTATCCCCCAATGCCATGGTGGTCGAATTTGGGGGAGTGGACAATACGTATGAAGAAGTGTACCGAAGTGCAGATGCGTTAGCGGAAGTTATACAGGAATATGTCCATGAAGAACTTGAAGAAGATTAAAATGGGGGGAGACCGATGAGGGTGAAACACGTTTTCTTTACCATACTGACGGCACTGGTTATGTTTTTAACAGGGGTGCTCTCCGGCCATTATTACGGGTACCACCAATGGGAAGAGGTTTACCAAGATGACAACCAAACGGTACCCGTTGATGAGGGGGAAGCAGAAGACGAGAGGACGGAAAATGATCTTGCGGACAGGCAAGAAGATGTAAGAGAGAACGAAAGCACCAATTTCTTTTCGGAACTCGGAAAAACGATAGGTGGTCCCCCCGCTAGCGGCTTCTCGATGGGATGATTGAGGCTCGGATTGTTGATCCGGGCGTTTTTCTTTGTGCATCCCGTTGTCGTTCGGGCGTGTGGTTGCTATAATGAAAGATAGTTTTCCTTAGGGACGTTTCGAATAAGCAGGAGTGATCGAATGACATACGAAGAAATACGCCGTAGACAGGCGAAAATAAGAAATTTTTCTATCATTGCCCATATTGACCACGGAAAATCGACACTGGCCGATCGGATCCTGGAGCATACGAAATCGGTTTCGGAACGTGAAATGCAAGAACAGCTCCTTGATGAGATGGACTTGGAAAGAGAACGGGGCATTACCATTAAATTAAACTCCGTTCGGCTTCGCTATGTGGCTAAAGACGGAGAGGAATACATATTTCATTTAATTGATACGCCGGGACATGTCGATTTCTCCTATGAAGTATCGCGTAGCTTGGCTGCTTGTGAAGGTGCTTTGCTCGTCGTGGACGCATCCCAAGGCATCGAAGCGCAGACGCTCGCGAATGTCTATCTGGCGTTGGATAATGATTTGGAGATCTTGTCGGTCATCAACAAAATTGACCTTCCCAGTGCGGAGCCTGATCGTGTGAAACAGGAGATCATTGATATCATCGGGCTTGATTCCACCGAAGCTGTCCACGCCTCCGCCAAAAGCGGCATCGGCATTGAGGATATTTTAGAGGAAATCGTTGAAAAAGTTCCGGCACCCGCAGGTGATCCGGAATCGCCTTTGCAAGCCTTGATTTTCGATTCCTTGTACGATCCTTATCGCGGTGTCATTGCTTATATACGTATCGTGGAAGGTACGGTAAAGAAAGGCGATAAAATCAAGATGATGGCCACCGGCAAGGAATTTGAAGTAAGTGAAGTCGGGATATTCACTCCGAAAGCGGTAGCGGCTGAGGTGTTATCCGTAGGGGACGTCGGTTTTTTAACTGCAGCGATTAAAAATGTCAGTGATTCCCGGGTTGGGGATACGATCACAAAAGCAGGGAATGAAGCTGCACAACCGTTGCCCGGTTATAAACGGATGAAGCCGATGGTTTTTTGCGGTTTGTATCCGATTGACGCCAGCCAATACAACGCATTGCGGGATGCGCTTGAACGTTTGGAATTAAACGACAGTTCCCTTCAGTATGAAGCGGAAACATCTCAAGCGCTTGGCTTTGGTTTTCGTTGCGGATTTCTCGGTCTGCTCCATATGGAAATTTTACAAGAACGAATTGAGCGGGAGTATGGCATCGACCTCATAACAACGGCTCCAAGTGTGAATTATCACGTCTATCAAGTCGACGGGACGATATTGGAAATCGACAATCCGACGAACATGCCCGAGCAACAGGCAGTGGAAGAGGTTGAAGAACCGTTCGTAAAAGCAACCGTGATGGTTCCCAATGATTTTGTCGGTCCGGTCATGGAGTTATGCCAGGCGAAACGCGGAGAGTTCATTAATATGGAGTACATGGATGAAAATCGCGTGAACATCACGTATGAACTCCCTCTTACCGAAATTGTTTATGACTTTTTCGATCAATTGAAATCCAATACAAAAGGATATGCCTCTTTTGATTACGACCCGATCGGCTATCGGGCATCCAAACTGGTAAAGATGGACATTCTTCTCAACAGCGAAAAGGTGGATGCGCTGTCGGTCATCGTTCATCGGGACATGGCATATGAACGGGGCAAACTGATCGTCGAAAAACTGAAAGATTTAATCCCGAGACAACAGTTTGAAGTTCCGGTGCAGGCGAGTATCGGCAATAAAATTATCGCACGCTCCACAATCAAAGCATTGCGGAAAAATGTGACTTCCAAATGTTACGGGGGCGACATCACACGGAAAAGAAAATTATTGGAGAAACAAAAAGAAGGGAAACGGCGAATGAAAAATGTCGGGAAAGTAGAGATCCCTCAAGAAGCGTTTATGTCGGTGCTTCGGATGGACGATGATGACAAATAGTTGGGTCCCTGGGATGACCAAAAAGGAGGGCCGGAAGATGATTAAAGGGGCATATGTTCATATTCCCTTTTGCAACCAGATCTGCCATTATTGTGATTTCAATAAAGTATTGATAAAAAATCAACCGGTGGACGATTATTTGGAAGCTTTACAAGCCGAAGGGGAAAAGCGTTTAAATGAAACCGTTCAATATATGGACACGCTTTATATCGGTGGAGGAACGCCGACATCCCTATCTGCGCAGCAGTTGCAAACGTTATTTTCCAATCTGAAACGAGCCGGCCTTTCCTGGGATGCGTCGAGTGAAGTGACCGTAGAAGTGAACCCGGATGGCATAGATGATGATCGCTTGTACGCGTTGAAGGCTTCCGGCGTCAACCGTATCAGCATTGGTGTGCAAACGTTTGATCCTGAATTGTTGGAGACGCTCGGCCGTACGCACAGTGTGGAAGATGTCAGCAGAACAATCGCGCGGGCACGGGAACTCGGCTTTGACAACATCTCGATCGATTTAATGTTTGCGTTGCCCGGCCAAACGCTCCATCAATGGCAAACAACTATTGAGAAGGCTATTTCGCTTAAACCTGATCATATTTCGGCGTATGGATTGAAAATTGAAGCCAAAACGCAGTTTTACAATTGGTTGCAGGCAGGGAAATTAACACCGTTAAGCGAGGATGAAGAAGCGGACATGTACGACGTCCTGCTGTCAACATTAGAGCATAATGGTTACGAGCAATATGAAATCAGCAACTTTGCCACACGAGGAAAGGAAAGTGCCCATAACCTTATTTATTGGCGCAATCAACCTTATTTAGGCTTAGGTGCAGGTGCCCACGGATACCAAAATAGCGAGCGGTATGGAAACATTTTGCCGATCCCCCACTATTTAAAATCCGTCGGCAAAGGTGAGTGGCCTGAACGGACACGGCAGCCGGTATCGTTGAAGGAACAAATGGAAGAGGAAATGTTTCTCGGCTTACGTTTAAAAGAAGGAGTTCACGTTCATCGTTTTAATGACAAATTCGATACTAGCTTTTACGATGTATACGGCCGGATCCATGACGAATTGGTCAATGACGGCTTGTTGCACGAGGAGGAAGGACGAATACGATTGACGGAAAAAGGGAAATATCTTGGCAATAACGTATTTGCTTCTTTTTTATTTGATGATTAAATTTGAGCCTCTTTGCGTTGACAAAACCTAACCTATTTTGATAAGTTATGGGTAGCATTAGCACTCGCGAAAAGAGAGTGCTAACAGAGGTGATAGACGATGCTTAGTCAGCGCCAATTGTTGATATTGCAAGCCATCGTCGATGATTATGTCCAAAGTGCCGAACCAATCGGTTCAAGAAGCATTTCGAAGCGAGAAGATATTTCTTTCAGTTCGGCTACGATTCGCAATGAGATGGCCGATTTGGAAGATATGGGTTATCTGCTAAAACCTCATAGCTCCGCGGGGAGAATCCCTTCCAATAGGGGGTATCGGTTGTATGTGGACCATTTATTAAGACCGGAACCGTTGCAAAAGCATGAGATTTTAGATATGGAACAATTTTTCACTCGCCGTATTTCAGAGGTAGAGGCCGTCATGAAAAAAACAGCAGCTGTTTTGTCGGAATTAACAAGTTATGTATCGGTTGTGTTAGGGCCGGAAATGGAACATACGAGACTGAAACAGCTGCAAATGATCCCGCTCACGGGAAAACAGGCGATCGTCATTCTTGTTACGGATTCCGGGCATGTTGAACACCGCACATTTGATATCCCGGAACAAATGGATTCAACCGAACTCGAAAAAGTAGTTAATATTTTAAATGAGCAACTCGTTGATA belongs to Salicibibacter cibi and includes:
- the holA gene encoding DNA polymerase III subunit delta — its product is MSTYLQTKENITAGHFSSIYFFYGTEKYMMDDLVQQISRHALEDTVRDFNFSQFDMRDVPVQEGIEEAETVSFFGPGRVIVFQHARFLTGAKDKDMPPHDLKRLESFLDDPPPENIVVFAVEEQKVDERKKIVKKLKGVGETVEASPLQGDRLKQWIREKAKEENISLTAEASDELLGRSNSDLLTLEQEIRKCAQYVNFHGEIHAAIVRALVPRSLEDNIFQLIDAVSDSYPAKALQLFDDLLRNGEEPIKIIALIGRQFRLLNLAAEMDKRGYSQQKIARQLGVPPFVAKRLSAKAKTVKGEAVGRALSLIAETDYKMKQGAVEKKSGVALLIARLPRVLSA
- the rpsT gene encoding 30S ribosomal protein S20, whose amino-acid sequence is MKGLANIKSAKKRVRLNEEQRVKNHAFKSSMRTAIKEFETKLENQDVEGAKDTFKLAEKKVDKAVSKGILHRNTAARKKSQMERKLNQATAS
- the gpr gene encoding GPR endopeptidase, whose translation is MRYLELSSFQPRSDLAVEDENVLPNRDKNGIIVNEREVDDITIVHVDIDEEGANRTGREPGNYLTLETLGIREKDTKMQASLIRVLSEEFKAFMDACGLDERSSCLVIGLGNRDVTPDALGPKTVEQLVVTRHLFELGHMQNENEYRNVSAMAPGVMGVTGIETSEVLFGIVEKTKPDFVVAVDALAARSIERVNATIQISDTGIHPGSGVKNARKQLNEKTLGVPVIGIGIPTVVDAVSITSDTIDFLLKHFGREVKDREKPTSVLTPPGMTFGERKQLHDEDLPDENDRKKYFGIVGTLEDEDKRQLIQEVLNPLGHNLMVTPKEVDTFMEDMANVVAESLNIAFHKAVTTESSGHYTHG
- the spoIIP gene encoding stage II sporulation protein P, which codes for MLQEQASSDEPSEEEGQEEQEQESSTDIDDEEPIIHISHAHNREAFHPEIEGEEDLHPEENIVKVGEHFADAFRDYGLPVEVSDDDVTGMLDERGWDYSRSYDMNREVVEDAKEEHEELEFFFDLHRDSVGREHTAATINEEEYARTFFVIGEDHPEYEQNLEMATEIHDRLEEEWPGLSRGVITRGGAGVDGVYNQDLSPNAMVVEFGGVDNTYEEVYRSADALAEVIQEYVHEELEED
- the lepA gene encoding translation elongation factor 4, whose product is MTYEEIRRRQAKIRNFSIIAHIDHGKSTLADRILEHTKSVSEREMQEQLLDEMDLERERGITIKLNSVRLRYVAKDGEEYIFHLIDTPGHVDFSYEVSRSLAACEGALLVVDASQGIEAQTLANVYLALDNDLEILSVINKIDLPSAEPDRVKQEIIDIIGLDSTEAVHASAKSGIGIEDILEEIVEKVPAPAGDPESPLQALIFDSLYDPYRGVIAYIRIVEGTVKKGDKIKMMATGKEFEVSEVGIFTPKAVAAEVLSVGDVGFLTAAIKNVSDSRVGDTITKAGNEAAQPLPGYKRMKPMVFCGLYPIDASQYNALRDALERLELNDSSLQYEAETSQALGFGFRCGFLGLLHMEILQERIEREYGIDLITTAPSVNYHVYQVDGTILEIDNPTNMPEQQAVEEVEEPFVKATVMVPNDFVGPVMELCQAKRGEFINMEYMDENRVNITYELPLTEIVYDFFDQLKSNTKGYASFDYDPIGYRASKLVKMDILLNSEKVDALSVIVHRDMAYERGKLIVEKLKDLIPRQQFEVPVQASIGNKIIARSTIKALRKNVTSKCYGGDITRKRKLLEKQKEGKRRMKNVGKVEIPQEAFMSVLRMDDDDK
- the hemW gene encoding radical SAM family heme chaperone HemW, translating into MIKGAYVHIPFCNQICHYCDFNKVLIKNQPVDDYLEALQAEGEKRLNETVQYMDTLYIGGGTPTSLSAQQLQTLFSNLKRAGLSWDASSEVTVEVNPDGIDDDRLYALKASGVNRISIGVQTFDPELLETLGRTHSVEDVSRTIARARELGFDNISIDLMFALPGQTLHQWQTTIEKAISLKPDHISAYGLKIEAKTQFYNWLQAGKLTPLSEDEEADMYDVLLSTLEHNGYEQYEISNFATRGKESAHNLIYWRNQPYLGLGAGAHGYQNSERYGNILPIPHYLKSVGKGEWPERTRQPVSLKEQMEEEMFLGLRLKEGVHVHRFNDKFDTSFYDVYGRIHDELVNDGLLHEEEGRIRLTEKGKYLGNNVFASFLFDD
- the hrcA gene encoding heat-inducible transcriptional repressor HrcA, whose amino-acid sequence is MLSQRQLLILQAIVDDYVQSAEPIGSRSISKREDISFSSATIRNEMADLEDMGYLLKPHSSAGRIPSNRGYRLYVDHLLRPEPLQKHEILDMEQFFTRRISEVEAVMKKTAAVLSELTSYVSVVLGPEMEHTRLKQLQMIPLTGKQAIVILVTDSGHVEHRTFDIPEQMDSTELEKVVNILNEQLVDTPIGHWEEKLMTETSRLLYQHVSHFEDMFGVLRDAFKTEKGDQVFYGGMMNLMMQPEFRDIDRVRMIFDWLDHSENVHTLLSRSQEGLNVRIGKENDIEAFADLSMITATYSIDGNTVGTLGVIGPTRMEYERVIRLIRQFATGLSTSLTKKYRQDS